Proteins co-encoded in one Quercus robur chromosome 8, dhQueRobu3.1, whole genome shotgun sequence genomic window:
- the LOC126695175 gene encoding homogentisate 1,2-dioxygenase encodes MENKRAEEAEEVEYQSGFGNHFASEAIPGALPKGQNSPLICPFGLYAEQISGTPFTSPRKLNLRSWLYRIKPSVTHEPFKRREAGHEKLVSEFNNQSKASTTPTQLRWNPPHIPDQPTDFIDGLYTVCGAGSSFLRHGFAIHMYTANKSMTNCAFCNADGDFLIVPQQGRLWITTECGRLQVSPGEIAVLPQGFRFAVNLPDGPSRGYVAEVFGTHFQLPDLGPIGANGLAAPRDFLVPTAWFEESSYPGFTIVQKFGGELFTARQDFSPFNVVAWHGNYAPYKYDLSKFCPYNTVLIDHSDPSINTVLTAPTEKPGVALLDFVIFPPRWLVAEHTFRPPYYHRNCMSEFMGLIHGGYEAKADGFLPGGASLHNCMTPHGPDTKTYETTIASGNEAGPHKITDTMAFMFESCLIPRVCSWALESPLMDHDYYHCWIGLRSHFTGEGTDMKSLNIQN; translated from the exons aTGGAGAATAAGAGGGCAGAAGAAGCAGAAGAGGTGGAGTACCAATCTGGGTTCGGAAACCACTTTGCTTCGGAGGCAATCCCAGGAGCTCTTCCCAAAGGTCAAAACAGCCCTCTTATCTGCCCTTTCGGCCTCTACGCCGAACAGATCTCTGGCACCCCCTTCACCTCTCCTCGCAAGCTCAATCTTCGCAG TTGGCTATATCGGATAAAACCATCAGTTACACATGAACCGTTTAAACGTCGGGAAGCAGGTCATGAGAAGCTGGTTAGTGAATTCAACAACCAGTCCAAAGCTTCTACCACCCCAACTCAGCTACGATGGAACCCCCCTCATATTCCCGATCAACCCACGGATTTTATCGATGGCTTATACACCGTGTGCGGGGCTGGCAGCTCATTCCTACGCCATGGATTTGCTATTCACAT GTACACGGCCAACAAATCTATGACTAACTGTGCCTTTTGCAATGCTGATGGTGACTTCTTGATAGTGCCTCAACAGGGAA GGCTATGGATCACTACTGAATGTGGAAGATTGCAAGTTTCCCCGGGTGAAATTGCCGTTCTACCTCAGGGATTTCGTTTTGCTGTTAATTTGCCTGATGGCCCATCACGTGGTTATGTTGCTGAGGTTTTTGGTACCCATTTTCAACTTCCTGATCTTGGACCCATAG GTGCTAATGGTCTTGCTGCTCCAAGGGATTTCCTTGTGCCTACAGCCTGGTTTGAAGAGAGTTCCTATCCAGGCTTCACTATTGTACAAAAGTTTGGTGGCGAACTCTTTACTGCTAGACAAGATTTCTCTCCATTCAATGTTGTTGCTTGGCATGGTAACTATGCTCCGTATAAG TATGATCTAAGTAAGTTCTGCCCTTACAATACAGTTTTAATCGATCATAGTGATCCATCAATAAATACAG TATTGACGGCACCAACTGAAAAACCTGGCGTTGCTCTGCttgattttgtcatttttcctcCCCGATGGTTGGTTGCAGAGCATACATTCCGGCCTCCATATTATCATCGCAATTGTATGAGTGAATTTATGGGCCTCATTCACGGTGGATATGAG GCGAAAGCTGACGGGTTTCTCCCTGGTGGTGCAAGTCTTCATAACTGCATGACTCCCCATGGGCCTGATACCAAGACATATGAG ACAACAATTGCAAGTGGAAATGAGGCAGGGCCGCATAAAATAACTGATACCATGGCTTTTATGTTTGAATCGTGTTTAATACCCCGCGTCTGCTCTTGGGCTCTTGAGTCTCCCTTAATGGATCATGATTATTACCATTGTTGGATAGGCCTGAGATCCCATTTTACAGGCGAAGGGACAGATATGAAAAGTTTAAACATACAGAATTGA
- the LOC126695174 gene encoding basic leucine zipper 61-like encodes MAQLPPKIPSMTQNWHSSPHQRMPIIANFIPTNHNTNNNTQHHQQQQQQQPPSWIDEFLDFSSARRGSHRRTVSDSIAFLEAPFIEECRNSSTAVVMHGNNGFDRLDDEQLMSMFSDDLSVTLPPTVSSSNPSTPSDHNSNIDDDNKPMPLEQQQQPKAEPGEVESSCNTDPQAPPPSATPTGDSITDPKRVKRILANRQSAQRSRVRKLQYISELERSVTTLQTEVSALSPRVAFLDHQRLILNVDNSALKQRIAALAQDKIFKDAHQEALKKEIERLREIYHHQNLKKMSNQNAAQPRQPPNSDPLGCTNTQQLIN; translated from the exons ATGGCACAATTACCGCCCAAAATACCAAGCATGACTCAAAATTGGCATTCATCTCCTCACCAACGAATGCCAATTATAGCAAATTTCATTCCCACAAACCATAACACCAACAACAACACccaacatcatcaacaacaacaacaacaacaacctcCCTCTTGGATAGATGAGTTCCTCGACTTCTCATCCGCCCGACGCGGATCCCACCGTCGGACTGTGAGCGATTCCATTGCCTTTCTGGAAGCCCCATTCATTGAAGAATGCCGGAATTCTAGCACCGCGGTAGTCATGCATGGGAATAATGGTTTTGACCGTTTGGACGACGAGCAGCTCATGTCAATGTTCTCCGATGATTTATCGGTCACACTTCCGCCTACTGTGTCGTCTTCCAACCCCTCTACGCCATCCGATCACAACAGCAATATTGATGATGACAACAAGCCAATGCCACTAGAACAGCAGCAACAGCCTAAAGCTGAACCAGGAGAGGTGGAAAGCTCATGCAATACTGACCCACAAGCGCCACCGCCCTCCGCAACCCCCACCGGAGACTCCATCACCGATCCTAAGAGGGTTAAAAG AATCTTGGCAAACCGGCAATCAGCGCAAAGGTCTAGAGTTAGGAAGCTACAATATATTTCAGAGCTTGAACGGAGTGTGACAACGTTACAG ACCGAAGTATCAGCGTTGTCACCACGGGTTGCATTCTTGGACCACCAGAGGTTGATTCTTAATGTTGATAATAGTGCTCTCAAGCAACGGATCGCTGCTTTGGCTCAGGATAAGATTTTCAAAGATG ctcATCAAGAGGCATTAAAGAAGGAAATAGAGAGATTGAGGGAAATCTACCACCACCAGAACCTTAAGAAGATGAGCAACCAAAATGCAGCACAACCACGACAGCCACCAAACTCTGATCCCTTGGGCTGTACAAACACACAGCAGCTTATCAACTGA